One Leptolyngbya sp. FACHB-261 DNA window includes the following coding sequences:
- a CDS encoding DMT family transporter, translating to MSVSSAKDILKRKSIAFMVLSAGCWGLETVMSKGALEQLLPLTLLNLQLIASVVFLWIMVALGYFHRSFRGSKVLRFKPLLTWKTMAYALSGLLEPGFAYTLGHIGLTMTTASNATLISTAEPVIITGLAALLLKERVGILLLMLSMTAIAGVFLTIGFAPQLSRDSLIGDSLIALGTCCAAFYVISSHRGVKGLDPLPLAAMQQSAGLAWIVLMWLVLERSENIQLASVSPTVWGLVIASGIIQFSLAFWLYLIALQGISASLAAQFLTLIPIFGVCGAYVFLGERLTIIQGLGMFLIISAVYAMTRLKATGQ from the coding sequence ATGTCTGTTTCTTCTGCCAAAGATATTCTCAAACGCAAGTCGATCGCGTTCATGGTTTTATCGGCGGGCTGTTGGGGATTGGAGACTGTCATGAGCAAGGGGGCACTGGAGCAACTTCTCCCACTGACATTGCTCAATCTACAGCTGATTGCCAGCGTCGTATTTTTGTGGATTATGGTTGCACTGGGTTACTTTCACAGGTCTTTTCGCGGCTCTAAAGTGCTTCGATTCAAGCCACTCCTGACCTGGAAAACTATGGCATATGCCCTTTCAGGCTTATTAGAACCTGGATTCGCTTACACATTGGGGCACATTGGTTTAACTATGACAACAGCGAGCAATGCTACGCTAATCAGCACAGCCGAACCTGTAATCATTACTGGACTTGCTGCTCTGTTGTTGAAAGAGCGGGTCGGAATTTTACTACTGATGCTTTCAATGACGGCGATTGCAGGAGTATTTCTGACGATTGGATTTGCCCCGCAATTAAGTCGCGATTCACTGATCGGTGATTCATTGATTGCCTTAGGGACTTGCTGTGCTGCGTTTTACGTAATTTCGTCTCATCGTGGCGTTAAAGGGCTCGATCCCTTACCGCTAGCCGCAATGCAACAGAGTGCTGGACTAGCTTGGATTGTGCTCATGTGGCTTGTGTTAGAGCGAAGTGAGAACATCCAACTAGCCAGCGTTAGTCCAACAGTTTGGGGATTGGTCATTGCTTCCGGCATCATTCAATTTTCCTTGGCATTTTGGTTATATCTCATTGCCCTGCAAGGAATTTCAGCTAGTCTAGCAGCCCAGTTTTTGACGTTGATTCCGATTTTTGGCGTGTGTGGAGCTTATGTGTTCTTGGGTGAGCGGTTAACGATCATTCAAGGCTTAGGCATGTTTCTTATCATTTCCGCCGTGTATGCGATGACTCGCCTTAAAGCAACTGGTCAATAA
- a CDS encoding DM13 domain-containing protein yields MRFNQLIILVSTLILSIGCAREVAIDQPASEAANPSPSAEVTASTDPDTFAPEPAAKSGTFVAGEAPTEGIAQIVAKDGERYLELNQAFKTSDQGPDLFVILHRSDDVLGSTQPPAYPLQEQDYVILGPLKSTTGAQRYPVPEDVNLEDYKSAVIWCRQFNATFGVAKFDS; encoded by the coding sequence GTGAGATTCAATCAACTCATTATTCTTGTAAGCACTTTGATTTTGTCTATTGGTTGTGCAAGGGAAGTAGCCATTGATCAGCCTGCTAGTGAAGCTGCAAACCCTTCGCCTAGCGCAGAAGTTACTGCTTCAACTGACCCAGATACATTTGCACCAGAGCCTGCTGCAAAATCCGGCACATTTGTGGCTGGAGAAGCACCGACTGAGGGAATAGCTCAAATTGTTGCTAAGGACGGAGAACGATATCTAGAGCTAAATCAAGCCTTCAAAACAAGTGACCAAGGCCCAGATCTGTTTGTAATCCTGCACCGCTCTGATGATGTGTTAGGCTCTACTCAGCCTCCAGCTTATCCGTTGCAGGAGCAGGACTATGTCATTCTAGGTCCCTTAAAAAGCACTACTGGTGCTCAGCGTTATCCTGTTCCTGAAGATGTAAATCTAGAAGACTACAAATCTGCTGTGATTTGGTGTCGCCAGTTCAATGCCACGTTTGGTGTCGCTAAGTTTGATAGCTAA
- a CDS encoding GNAT family N-acetyltransferase: MQANFTIRTAKPEDRLILITLMKLLQDAERELCLNRTLGSEIGDAHLAYLEELAGKQNGQIYVAESKEDILGFVVCFVEKLDEGDLHVVESEREYGYISDLYVVPVMRKHGVGAELMQAAERHFLDLDLEVVRVGLLCSNEPAAKFYQKAGYRPYEIFYKKHLNE; this comes from the coding sequence ATGCAAGCTAATTTTACAATTCGTACTGCTAAGCCCGAAGATCGACTAATTCTCATCACGTTGATGAAATTGCTTCAAGATGCTGAGCGCGAGTTATGTCTAAACAGAACCCTAGGTTCTGAAATTGGTGATGCACACTTAGCATATCTCGAAGAACTTGCTGGGAAACAAAACGGTCAGATTTATGTTGCAGAGTCCAAAGAGGACATCCTTGGTTTTGTTGTTTGTTTTGTTGAGAAACTCGATGAAGGAGATCTGCATGTCGTTGAATCAGAGCGAGAGTACGGTTACATTTCTGACTTGTATGTTGTTCCTGTAATGCGAAAGCACGGGGTGGGGGCTGAGTTGATGCAAGCGGCTGAACGACATTTTCTTGATTTAGATTTGGAAGTTGTCAGAGTTGGTCTGTTATGTAGCAATGAACCTGCAGCTAAGTTCTATCAGAAAGCCGGATATCGGCCGTATGAAATTTTTTACAAAAAGCATCTCAATGAGTAA
- a CDS encoding SDR family oxidoreductase produces the protein MTNAALTEILRNRWILTGKKALVTGATKGIGLAIAQEFLGLGAQVTIVARSTVAVQQQLETWEQQGFKAHGIAADVAELEGRQAIFEQVAQKMGGLDMLINNVGTNIRKRALEYTSEEYNSIFQSNLTSVFEMCRLAHPLLKLGGSSSIVNVGSVAGLVAIRTGAPYGITKAALVQLTRSLAVEWASDYIRVNTVAPWFIRTPLTEPLLNNPEVLNAVISQTPMGRVGEPPEVAGLVAFLCTSAASYITGQCIAVDGGFLSFGI, from the coding sequence ATGACGAACGCCGCTTTGACTGAAATCCTCCGCAACCGTTGGATATTAACTGGAAAAAAAGCTTTAGTTACTGGAGCAACGAAAGGAATTGGACTGGCAATTGCCCAAGAATTCCTTGGTTTGGGCGCACAGGTGACAATCGTTGCCCGAAGTACAGTAGCTGTTCAACAGCAGCTTGAAACTTGGGAACAGCAGGGATTCAAGGCTCACGGTATTGCTGCAGATGTGGCAGAGCTGGAAGGTCGCCAGGCGATTTTTGAACAGGTTGCTCAGAAGATGGGTGGATTAGACATGCTGATAAACAATGTGGGCACAAACATCCGCAAGCGAGCGCTTGAATACACTTCGGAGGAGTACAATTCAATTTTTCAGAGCAATCTCACTTCAGTGTTTGAGATGTGCCGCCTCGCTCACCCACTGCTTAAACTAGGAGGTAGCAGTAGCATTGTCAACGTAGGTTCTGTTGCTGGCTTAGTTGCGATTCGAACTGGCGCACCTTACGGAATCACTAAAGCAGCGTTAGTGCAATTAACTCGCTCCCTAGCAGTAGAATGGGCAAGCGATTACATTCGGGTCAATACTGTTGCTCCCTGGTTCATTCGCACGCCACTGACAGAACCTCTTTTGAATAATCCGGAGGTTTTGAATGCCGTCATCTCGCAAACTCCAATGGGACGGGTTGGAGAACCCCCAGAAGTTGCAGGCTTGGTTGCATTTCTCTGTACATCTGCAGCATCTTATATCACAGGACAGTGTATCGCTGTAGATGGAGGCTTTTTATCATTTGGTATTTGA
- a CDS encoding redoxin domain-containing protein, translating into MQYLGFADGYPLILIFYRGFFCPRDRQQLPQLVQFQSELAVNYCRLVTVCVDPPLVQAAFQARLGAQWQFLCDPNRELIKQINILDAAESEYAYRAQPYTLYCAPT; encoded by the coding sequence ATTCAGTATCTGGGATTTGCCGACGGTTACCCACTGATTCTAATCTTTTACCGAGGCTTCTTTTGTCCACGCGATCGCCAGCAGCTTCCACAGCTTGTGCAGTTTCAGAGTGAACTTGCCGTCAACTATTGCAGACTGGTAACCGTTTGTGTTGATCCGCCGCTTGTACAAGCGGCCTTTCAAGCTAGGCTAGGGGCACAGTGGCAATTTTTGTGTGATCCAAACCGAGAACTGATCAAGCAGATTAACATCTTAGATGCGGCTGAGAGTGAGTATGCTTATCGTGCTCAGCCCTACACTTTGTACTGCGCCCCGACCTAA
- a CDS encoding alpha/beta fold hydrolase: MISSHETFNGTFPFTPRFSTAPGFQMHYVDEGTGTPILCLHGEPTWGYLFREVIPVLAQQHRVVVPDHMGFGKSETPQNREYTLKAHIDNLETLVVDLDLRDITLVMHDFGGPVGAGLTMRHPDRIARLVVTNAFVPFGLPLEQELLPLNIAEAEWFQWIIKSYKDGSFEPVLGNLNYNILSTMKLNGFERLSRVDTTWIQAYGSPFTTPQECLGAIGWARGIAEGTLAFETANDHAVAAILSKPALLIEGMKDPTLLPKYFIPLFEAAFPDGIVHRLENVGHYCYEDASEIIAPLIDQFVQLT; encoded by the coding sequence ATGATTTCAAGCCATGAAACCTTCAACGGAACCTTTCCATTTACGCCACGTTTTTCAACGGCTCCCGGATTTCAAATGCATTATGTGGACGAAGGAACGGGCACACCCATTCTTTGTCTGCACGGAGAGCCAACCTGGGGCTACCTATTTCGAGAAGTTATTCCGGTGCTGGCTCAGCAGCATCGAGTGGTCGTTCCAGATCACATGGGGTTTGGCAAGAGCGAAACTCCACAGAACCGTGAATACACACTTAAAGCCCACATTGACAACCTCGAAACCCTAGTGGTCGATCTCGATCTACGAGACATCACTCTGGTCATGCATGACTTTGGCGGTCCAGTCGGTGCAGGTTTAACAATGCGGCATCCCGATCGCATTGCCCGCTTAGTTGTAACCAATGCTTTTGTGCCATTCGGTTTACCGCTAGAGCAGGAACTGCTCCCTCTCAACATTGCTGAAGCGGAATGGTTTCAGTGGATCATCAAGTCGTACAAAGATGGCAGCTTCGAGCCAGTACTAGGTAATCTAAACTACAACATTCTAAGCACGATGAAGCTGAATGGATTCGAGCGGCTTTCTCGGGTCGACACAACTTGGATTCAAGCCTACGGTTCGCCCTTTACAACGCCTCAAGAGTGTCTGGGCGCGATCGGCTGGGCGCGTGGCATTGCAGAGGGCACACTGGCATTCGAAACAGCAAACGACCACGCCGTTGCTGCCATTCTTAGCAAACCCGCTCTACTGATTGAGGGCATGAAAGATCCGACCCTACTGCCCAAGTATTTTATCCCTCTATTTGAGGCAGCATTTCCTGATGGAATTGTGCATCGCTTGGAGAACGTTGGACACTACTGCTACGAGGATGCATCTGAAATCATTGCACCTTTGATTGATCAATTCGTTCAGCTCACTTAA
- a CDS encoding cupin domain-containing protein yields MSTTRIFNSSAFLQPTDEEPIRSVVTESKDAVVVAWYIKPGQAISAHIHPSGQDTWTVLAGKGEYYLDQAGTTKPIIAGDVVVAPTGCVHGVFNNSNEPLVFISVVSPADAGYQLVSSEDALYLHP; encoded by the coding sequence ATGAGTACGACCAGGATATTCAACAGTTCCGCTTTTCTTCAGCCAACGGACGAAGAGCCAATTCGTTCAGTTGTTACAGAATCCAAGGATGCGGTTGTTGTAGCCTGGTACATCAAGCCGGGTCAGGCAATTTCCGCGCACATCCACCCTAGTGGGCAAGATACTTGGACCGTTTTAGCTGGAAAGGGAGAATATTATTTGGATCAAGCCGGAACTACGAAGCCAATCATTGCGGGAGATGTGGTAGTTGCTCCTACTGGCTGCGTGCACGGAGTATTCAATAACAGCAATGAGCCCTTGGTTTTTATCTCAGTAGTGTCCCCCGCTGACGCAGGCTATCAACTTGTCTCGTCAGAAGATGCTTTGTATCTCCATCCCTAG